Proteins from a genomic interval of Nitrospirota bacterium:
- the accB gene encoding acetyl-CoA carboxylase biotin carboxyl carrier protein — translation MSTQKSSKSKKRGKPIILPQAFATPPGVQGTPLLSGQQSKHIQELIDLLKKNNLTELELEREGLRIRVRHEVEVRTITTSVADHGVSGKASASQPSGAVAVQTEDTTGMITIASPIVGTFYRSPSPDADPYVEEGDFVKKGQVLCIVEAMKLMNEIESEVEGRITKILAESTKPVEYGQALFLVDPTATP, via the coding sequence GTGAGCACGCAGAAATCGAGCAAGTCAAAGAAACGAGGGAAGCCGATTATTCTCCCTCAGGCCTTTGCGACTCCTCCAGGTGTCCAGGGCACTCCCTTGTTATCAGGGCAGCAGAGTAAACACATCCAGGAGCTGATCGACCTGCTCAAGAAGAATAATCTGACAGAACTGGAGCTGGAGCGGGAAGGCCTCAGAATCCGTGTTCGCCATGAGGTCGAGGTCAGAACGATCACGACCAGCGTTGCCGACCATGGCGTATCCGGCAAGGCCTCCGCGTCTCAACCCTCTGGTGCGGTAGCGGTGCAGACTGAAGATACGACCGGCATGATTACCATTGCATCTCCGATTGTCGGCACGTTTTATCGGTCCCCATCACCTGATGCCGATCCCTACGTCGAAGAGGGCGACTTTGTGAAAAAGGGCCAGGTGCTCTGTATCGTTGAAGCGATGAAGTTAATGAACGAGATCGAATCCGAGGTAGAAGGTCGCATCACGAAAATTCTGGCTGAAAGTACGAAGCCGGTGGAGTATGGCCAGGCACTCTTCCTCGTCGATCCGACAGCCACACCCTAA
- the coaBC gene encoding bifunctional phosphopantothenoylcysteine decarboxylase/phosphopantothenate--cysteine ligase CoaBC, whose amino-acid sequence MEISGSTGPTLVGRRIVLGVTGSIAAYKAVLLLRTLLREGAVVHVVMTQSATKFVTPLTFEVLSGHPVSTEVFEAHQEMKHLSLPEQADAIVIAPATANCLAKVALGLGDDLLSTMLLTAQCPLIVAPAMDGGMWTHPSVTEHVRILRARGTMVVDPEEGPLASGRIGQGRLAEENRILEALHAALVPLRDWQGHRILVSAGPTQEPIDPVRFISNRSSGKMGYAIAEAAQARGAQVVLVTGPTALSLPKGVEVVSVSTAQEMTQALSIRLAWSSAVIMAAAVADFRPKHPASQKMKKQGLADQTLDLERTTDILASLSAQRTTQLIVGFAAETCDLIAHATDKLMAKGLDLIVANDVTMAGAGFGSEQNAATLIDREGAVTELPLMPKRALADAILNRAYELLRTRASEQAPKPVVGGR is encoded by the coding sequence GTGGAAATCTCCGGCTCTACAGGGCCGACGTTGGTCGGGAGACGGATCGTGCTCGGCGTGACGGGCAGCATTGCCGCGTATAAGGCGGTCTTGTTGCTACGAACCTTGCTCCGTGAAGGAGCGGTTGTGCACGTCGTGATGACGCAATCGGCTACGAAATTCGTCACTCCGCTGACGTTTGAAGTGCTCTCAGGCCATCCCGTCTCGACGGAGGTGTTCGAGGCGCATCAGGAGATGAAGCACTTATCGTTGCCTGAGCAGGCAGATGCCATTGTGATTGCGCCGGCCACGGCCAATTGCCTGGCCAAGGTAGCTCTGGGGTTGGGTGACGATTTACTCTCGACCATGCTTCTCACGGCACAATGTCCCTTGATTGTGGCACCCGCTATGGATGGAGGGATGTGGACACATCCTTCTGTCACAGAGCACGTGCGGATATTGCGTGCCAGAGGGACCATGGTTGTGGATCCCGAAGAAGGCCCCCTTGCCTCAGGACGGATCGGGCAAGGCCGTTTGGCAGAGGAAAACAGGATTCTAGAGGCACTTCACGCAGCATTGGTGCCACTACGCGATTGGCAGGGGCACCGCATCCTGGTTTCGGCAGGCCCAACGCAGGAGCCGATCGATCCCGTACGATTCATTTCAAACCGCTCATCCGGGAAAATGGGTTATGCTATCGCCGAGGCCGCCCAGGCAAGGGGAGCCCAGGTAGTCCTTGTGACTGGGCCTACGGCTCTTTCTCTTCCGAAAGGCGTCGAGGTTGTTTCGGTCTCCACGGCTCAAGAAATGACACAAGCCCTGTCGATACGTCTGGCCTGGTCCTCCGCTGTGATCATGGCTGCCGCCGTTGCGGACTTTCGCCCCAAACACCCTGCTTCACAAAAAATGAAGAAACAAGGGCTGGCCGACCAGACCCTTGATCTCGAGCGAACCACCGACATCCTGGCTTCCTTATCCGCCCAGCGGACTACGCAACTTATCGTTGGCTTTGCCGCCGAGACCTGCGATCTGATCGCTCACGCGACAGACAAGCTTATGGCCAAAGGGCTCGACCTCATTGTGGCAAACGATGTCACGATGGCAGGCGCGGGGTTCGGCAGTGAACAGAATGCTGCTACGTTAATCGATCGGGAGGGGGCTGTTACCGAACTGCCGTTGATGCCAAAGCGTGCGCTTGCTGACGCGATCCTGAATCGGGCGTATGAACTGCTTCGCACCAGAGCGTCAGAACAGGCGCCAAAGCCGGTTGTAGGAGGACGCTAA
- the efp gene encoding elongation factor P, whose product MISTTDFRGGVRLMVDNQPFYIIEFQHVKPGKGGAFVRTKLKGYLTGSVIDRTFRSGERFEEPKLDERDMQFLYATDDAYTFMDTDSYEQLTFEKGKLGDNADLLKENMIVKILVYEHRPIDVELPNFIELKVTDTEPGFRGDTATGGTKLATLETGATLKVPLYLESGTVIKIDTRTRAYVERVR is encoded by the coding sequence GTGATTTCCACGACCGATTTTCGCGGTGGCGTACGGCTGATGGTCGATAACCAGCCATTTTATATCATTGAGTTTCAGCATGTAAAACCAGGTAAGGGTGGAGCCTTTGTACGCACCAAGCTCAAGGGCTATCTCACGGGTAGTGTGATCGACCGTACTTTTCGTTCAGGGGAACGGTTCGAAGAGCCGAAGCTCGATGAACGGGATATGCAATTTCTTTACGCAACCGACGATGCCTATACCTTCATGGACACGGATTCATACGAGCAATTGACGTTCGAAAAGGGCAAGCTCGGTGACAATGCCGATCTCTTGAAGGAGAACATGATCGTAAAGATTCTCGTGTACGAGCATCGCCCGATCGATGTTGAGCTGCCGAACTTTATTGAATTAAAAGTTACGGACACCGAACCGGGTTTCCGTGGCGATACTGCGACGGGCGGCACGAAACTCGCCACCCTGGAAACTGGCGCTACCCTCAAGGTGCCGCTCTATTTAGAAAGTGGGACTGTGATCAAAATTGATACGCGGACGCGCGCCTACGTGGAGCGTGTTCGGTGA
- the aroQ gene encoding type II 3-dehydroquinate dehydratase, with translation MRIRILHGPNLNLLGSREQSIYGTLSLDAINSTIATLAKELNVKVDIRQSNHEGELVTWIQESRIGYDGIIINPAAYTHTSIAIRDAIAAVNLPTVEVHLSNVHQREEFRHHSYIAGVALGQITGLGVTGYLLALRGLQDHLTASKRQKKTSVPATARRTTTGTK, from the coding sequence CTGCGCATACGAATATTACATGGTCCAAACCTCAATCTCCTCGGGAGCAGAGAACAGTCCATTTACGGCACCCTCTCACTTGATGCCATCAACTCAACCATTGCAACGCTGGCAAAAGAGTTGAACGTGAAGGTGGACATACGCCAGTCGAATCACGAGGGAGAGTTGGTCACCTGGATTCAAGAGTCTCGGATAGGATACGACGGGATCATTATCAACCCGGCCGCCTATACTCATACAAGCATTGCGATCCGGGATGCGATTGCGGCGGTCAACCTGCCCACGGTGGAAGTGCATTTGTCTAATGTCCATCAGCGGGAAGAGTTTCGCCATCACTCATATATTGCAGGAGTCGCGCTTGGGCAGATTACCGGTTTAGGTGTGACGGGTTATCTCCTTGCCCTTCGTGGGCTTCAGGACCATCTAACCGCGTCCAAACGCCAGAAGAAGACATCCGTACCAGCGACAGCGCGACGGACGACAACAGGAACGAAATAA
- a CDS encoding tetratricopeptide repeat protein, whose translation MAQNQQSAETAMEIDRLAIQLAKDPQSKAFLPLAEEYGKVGMWQEAAGVLEDGLKYYPGFITAMVALGRAYDQMGQPTKAKAILEESIKLSPENLRAHRTLIKIYVGQEQHALALQSCAVILRVNPRDEEALSVQSALGKPLTLKKEPERPKPADPVTHNSSVQEVPVAPIVSDPLKAAIPEVGTLHEDPSVSTSIKLEAVAPDPLIVDSELMETVLHTHDDIGEQLALPEQDTQLSAVEAMSSPSPHTEVVAQLEAWLRTIQSRRRDRDTTNRPLSKTSQ comes from the coding sequence ATGGCACAGAATCAGCAATCAGCCGAGACGGCGATGGAGATTGATCGACTGGCCATCCAATTGGCCAAAGATCCGCAATCCAAAGCGTTCCTGCCCTTGGCTGAAGAATATGGCAAAGTCGGCATGTGGCAGGAAGCCGCAGGTGTTCTCGAAGACGGGTTGAAATATTATCCCGGCTTCATTACGGCGATGGTCGCGCTCGGTCGTGCCTATGATCAGATGGGGCAGCCCACCAAGGCTAAGGCGATTCTAGAAGAATCCATCAAATTAAGTCCTGAGAACCTGCGCGCGCATCGGACTTTGATCAAGATCTACGTGGGCCAGGAACAACATGCCTTGGCTCTGCAATCCTGCGCTGTCATCTTGCGAGTTAATCCGCGGGATGAGGAGGCGCTCTCAGTTCAATCGGCGCTTGGTAAACCCCTGACTCTTAAAAAAGAGCCGGAGAGACCAAAGCCGGCTGATCCGGTCACACACAACAGCTCCGTGCAAGAGGTGCCGGTCGCTCCAATTGTTTCTGATCCACTCAAGGCCGCCATTCCCGAAGTTGGTACGCTACATGAAGACCCATCAGTTTCTACGTCAATCAAATTAGAGGCCGTGGCGCCGGATCCACTGATCGTCGATTCGGAGCTGATGGAGACGGTCCTCCATACGCACGATGACATAGGCGAACAACTCGCGTTGCCAGAGCAGGATACTCAACTCAGCGCCGTTGAGGCGATGTCTTCTCCATCTCCTCATACCGAAGTCGTGGCTCAATTAGAGGCTTGGCTTCGCACCATTCAATCACGGCGTCGAGACCGAGACACGACGAATAGGCCTCTCTCCAAGACTTCCCAATAA